A section of the Pseudomonas cannabina genome encodes:
- a CDS encoding IS5 family transposase: MQKTFSELEYTGKKKQTRRDRFLADLEQLVPWALLEAQVAPFYSNTAGKRGRPAIGVSRMLRMYVVQQCFGFSDEGCEDAVYDSQAIRGFMGIDLGRESAPDATTLLRFRRLLEVHQLTRLLFETINQHLASRGLLLKEGTIVDATLIAAPPSVKNREGKRDPEMHQARKGNQWHFGMKAHIGVDATSGLVHSVVGTAANVADVTQVGQLLHGDETYVSGDAGYTGAAKRPEHAERDVIWSIAERPSSYKQHGEGSVLYRVKRKIEYAKAQLRAKVEHPFQVIKVRFNHRKVRYRGLEKNTAQLFSLFGLANLMLAKRYLQQTAG, encoded by the coding sequence GTGCAGAAGACCTTCTCCGAACTCGAATATACCGGCAAGAAAAAGCAGACTCGCCGAGATCGCTTCCTGGCTGACCTTGAACAGTTGGTGCCCTGGGCCCTGCTGGAGGCGCAAGTGGCGCCGTTTTATAGCAACACCGCAGGCAAGCGCGGACGCCCTGCGATAGGGGTGTCGCGCATGTTGCGCATGTACGTCGTGCAGCAGTGTTTCGGTTTCTCCGATGAAGGTTGCGAAGATGCCGTCTACGACAGCCAGGCCATCCGCGGTTTTATGGGTATCGACCTGGGTCGCGAGTCTGCACCGGATGCCACCACCTTGCTGCGTTTTCGCCGCTTGCTGGAAGTCCATCAGCTAACCCGGCTGCTGTTTGAAACGATTAACCAGCATCTGGCCAGCCGGGGGCTGCTGCTCAAGGAAGGCACTATCGTCGACGCTACTCTGATCGCCGCGCCGCCCTCGGTCAAGAACCGAGAAGGCAAGCGTGATCCTGAGATGCATCAGGCCAGGAAAGGCAATCAATGGCACTTTGGGATGAAGGCCCACATTGGTGTAGACGCCACGTCGGGGCTGGTGCACAGCGTAGTAGGGACGGCCGCTAACGTGGCGGATGTCACCCAGGTTGGCCAGTTGCTTCACGGTGACGAAACCTATGTTTCGGGTGACGCTGGATACACCGGTGCGGCCAAGCGACCGGAGCATGCTGAACGGGACGTTATCTGGTCGATTGCAGAACGGCCAAGCAGTTACAAGCAGCACGGCGAAGGCAGCGTGCTGTATCGGGTCAAGCGCAAAATTGAATATGCCAAGGCGCAACTGCGTGCCAAGGTCGAGCACCCCTTCCAGGTAATCAAGGTGCGCTTCAATCATCGCAAGGTTCGCTACCGTGGGCTGGAAAAGAATACAGCGCAGTTGTTCAGTTTGTTTGGGTTGGCCAATCTGATGCTGGCCAAGCGGTATTTACAACAGACGGCAGGATAA